In one Papio anubis isolate 15944 chromosome 11, Panubis1.0, whole genome shotgun sequence genomic region, the following are encoded:
- the CNNM2 gene encoding metal transporter CNNM2 isoform X3 — protein MIGCGACEPKVKMAGGQAAAALPTWKMAARRSLSARGRGVLQAAAGRLLPLLLLSCCCGAGGCAAVGENEETVIIGLRLEDTNDVSFMEGGALRVSERTRVKLRVYGQNINNETWSRIAFTEHERRRHSPGERGLGGPAPPEPDSGPQRCGIRTSDIIILPHIILNRRTSGIIEIEIKPLRKMEKSKSYYLCTSLSTPALGAGGSGSAGGAVGGKGGSGVAGLPPPPWAETTWIYHDGEDTKMIVGEEKKFLLPFWLQVIFISLLLCLSGMFSGLNLGLMALDPMELRIVQNCGTEKEKNYAKRIEPVRRQGNYLLCSLLLGNVLVNTTLTILLDDIAGSGLVAVVVSTIGIVIFGEIVPQAICSRHGLAVGANTIFLTKFFMMMTFPASYPVSKLLDCVLGQEIGTVYNREKLLEMLRVTDPYNDLVKEELNIIQGALELRTKTVEDVMTPLRDCFMITGEAILDFNTMSEIMESGYTRIPVFEGERSNIVDLLFVKDLAFVDPDDCTPLKTITKFYNHPLHFVFNDTKLDAMLEEFKKVISVIQKDMLECLEMPLKVFLLLNSPILIQVSDCLSFLLLRILHIYS, from the exons ATGATTGGCTGTGGCGCTTGTGAACCCAAAGTAAAGATGGCGGGCGGGCAGGCAGCCGCCGCACTGCCCACTTGGAAGATGGCGGCGCGCCGCAGCCTCAGCGCCCGCGGCCGGGGGGTCCTGCAGGCGGCTGCGGGGCGGCTGCTGCCGCTGCTCCTGCTGAGCTGCTGCTGCGGCGCGGGCGGCTGCGCAGCGGTGGGCGAGAACGAAGAGACGGTGATCATCGGGCTGCGGCTGGAGGACACGAACGACGTGTCGTTCATGGAAGGGGGGGCGCTGCGGGTGAGCGAACGGACCCGGGTCAAGCTGCGGGTGTACGGGCAGAACATCAACAACGAGACGTGGTCCCGCATCGCCTTCACCGAACACGAGCGGCGGCGCCACAGCCCGGGGGAGCGCGGGCTGGGGGGCCCCGCGCCGCCGGAGCCGGACAGCGGCCCCCAGCGCTGCGGCATCCGCACCTCAGACATCATCATCTTGCCCCACATCATTCTCAACCGCCGCACCTCGGGCATCATCGAGATCGAGATCAAACCGCTACGCAAGATGGAGAAGAGCAAGTCCTATTACCTGTGCACGTCGCTCTCCACGCCCGCCCTGGGTGCCGGCGGCTCGGGATCCGCGGGTGGCGCCGTCGGGGGCAAGGGCGGCTCGGGGGTGGCCGGGCTCCCGCCACCCCCGTGGGCCGAGACCACCTGGATTTACCACGACGGCGAGGACACCAAGATGATCGTAGGCGAAGAGAAGAAATTCCTGCTGCCCTTCTGGCTGCAGGTGATCTTCATTTCGCTGCTGCTGTGCCTGTCGGGCATGTTCAGTGGCCTCAACCTGGGGCTCATGGCCCTGGACCCGATGGAGCTGCGCATCGTGCAGAACTGCGGCACGGAGAAGGAGAAGAATTACGCCAAGCGCATCGAGCCGGTGCGCAGGCAGGGCAACTACCTGCTGTGCTCACTGCTGCTGGGCAACGTGCTGGTCAACACCACGCTCACCATCCTGCTCGACGACATCGCCGGCTCGGGCCTCGTGGCCGTGGTGGTCTCTACCATCGGCATCGTCATCTTCGGGGAGATAGTGCCCCAGGCCATCTGCTCCCGCCACGGCCTGGCTGTGGGGGCCAACACCATCTTCCTCACCAAGTTTTTCATGATGATGACCTTCCCCGCTTCCTACCCGGTCAGCAAGCTGCTGGACTGCGTCCTAGGCCAGGAGATAGGCACCGTCTATAACCGGGAAAAACTGCTGGAGATGCTCCGGGTCACCGACCCCTACAACGACCTCGTTAAGGAGGAACTGAACATCATCCAAGGGGCGCTGGAGCTCCGCACCAAGACGGTGGAGGACGTGATGACCCCACTCCGGGACTGCTTCATGATCACTGGCGAAGCCATCCTGGACTTCAACACCATGTCTGAGATCATGGAGAGCGGCTACACCCGCATTCCAGTGTTTGAAGGGGAGCGCTCCAATATCGTGGACCTGCTGTTCGTCAAAGACTTGGCCTTCGTGGATCCAGATGACTGTACTCCCCTGAAAACCATCACCAAATTTTATAACCACCCCTTGCACTTTGTTTTCAATGACACCAAGTTGGACGCTATGCTGGAAGAATTTAAGAAAG TAATATCTGTAATACAGAAAGATATGTTGGAATGTTTGGAAATGCCCCTAAAAGTCTTTCTATTGCTAAATTCCCCAATATTGATACAGGTGAGTGATTGCTTGAGTTTTTTATTACTTAGAATTTTGCACATTTACTCATGA
- the CNNM2 gene encoding metal transporter CNNM2 isoform X4: protein MIGCGACEPKVKMAGGQAAAALPTWKMAARRSLSARGRGVLQAAAGRLLPLLLLSCCCGAGGCAAVGENEETVIIGLRLEDTNDVSFMEGGALRVSERTRVKLRVYGQNINNETWSRIAFTEHERRRHSPGERGLGGPAPPEPDSGPQRCGIRTSDIIILPHIILNRRTSGIIEIEIKPLRKMEKSKSYYLCTSLSTPALGAGGSGSAGGAVGGKGGSGVAGLPPPPWAETTWIYHDGEDTKMIVGEEKKFLLPFWLQVIFISLLLCLSGMFSGLNLGLMALDPMELRIVQNCGTEKEKNYAKRIEPVRRQGNYLLCSLLLGNVLVNTTLTILLDDIAGSGLVAVVVSTIGIVIFGEIVPQAICSRHGLAVGANTIFLTKFFMMMTFPASYPVSKLLDCVLGQEIGTVYNREKLLEMLRVTDPYNDLVKEELNIIQGALELRTKTVEDVMTPLRDCFMITGEAILDFNTMSEIMESGYTRIPVFEGERSNIVDLLFVKDLAFVDPDDCTPLKTITKFYNHPLHFVFNDTKLDAMLEEFKKVISVIQKDMLECLEMPLKVFLLLNSPILIQNSQTRNPKSYQH from the exons ATGATTGGCTGTGGCGCTTGTGAACCCAAAGTAAAGATGGCGGGCGGGCAGGCAGCCGCCGCACTGCCCACTTGGAAGATGGCGGCGCGCCGCAGCCTCAGCGCCCGCGGCCGGGGGGTCCTGCAGGCGGCTGCGGGGCGGCTGCTGCCGCTGCTCCTGCTGAGCTGCTGCTGCGGCGCGGGCGGCTGCGCAGCGGTGGGCGAGAACGAAGAGACGGTGATCATCGGGCTGCGGCTGGAGGACACGAACGACGTGTCGTTCATGGAAGGGGGGGCGCTGCGGGTGAGCGAACGGACCCGGGTCAAGCTGCGGGTGTACGGGCAGAACATCAACAACGAGACGTGGTCCCGCATCGCCTTCACCGAACACGAGCGGCGGCGCCACAGCCCGGGGGAGCGCGGGCTGGGGGGCCCCGCGCCGCCGGAGCCGGACAGCGGCCCCCAGCGCTGCGGCATCCGCACCTCAGACATCATCATCTTGCCCCACATCATTCTCAACCGCCGCACCTCGGGCATCATCGAGATCGAGATCAAACCGCTACGCAAGATGGAGAAGAGCAAGTCCTATTACCTGTGCACGTCGCTCTCCACGCCCGCCCTGGGTGCCGGCGGCTCGGGATCCGCGGGTGGCGCCGTCGGGGGCAAGGGCGGCTCGGGGGTGGCCGGGCTCCCGCCACCCCCGTGGGCCGAGACCACCTGGATTTACCACGACGGCGAGGACACCAAGATGATCGTAGGCGAAGAGAAGAAATTCCTGCTGCCCTTCTGGCTGCAGGTGATCTTCATTTCGCTGCTGCTGTGCCTGTCGGGCATGTTCAGTGGCCTCAACCTGGGGCTCATGGCCCTGGACCCGATGGAGCTGCGCATCGTGCAGAACTGCGGCACGGAGAAGGAGAAGAATTACGCCAAGCGCATCGAGCCGGTGCGCAGGCAGGGCAACTACCTGCTGTGCTCACTGCTGCTGGGCAACGTGCTGGTCAACACCACGCTCACCATCCTGCTCGACGACATCGCCGGCTCGGGCCTCGTGGCCGTGGTGGTCTCTACCATCGGCATCGTCATCTTCGGGGAGATAGTGCCCCAGGCCATCTGCTCCCGCCACGGCCTGGCTGTGGGGGCCAACACCATCTTCCTCACCAAGTTTTTCATGATGATGACCTTCCCCGCTTCCTACCCGGTCAGCAAGCTGCTGGACTGCGTCCTAGGCCAGGAGATAGGCACCGTCTATAACCGGGAAAAACTGCTGGAGATGCTCCGGGTCACCGACCCCTACAACGACCTCGTTAAGGAGGAACTGAACATCATCCAAGGGGCGCTGGAGCTCCGCACCAAGACGGTGGAGGACGTGATGACCCCACTCCGGGACTGCTTCATGATCACTGGCGAAGCCATCCTGGACTTCAACACCATGTCTGAGATCATGGAGAGCGGCTACACCCGCATTCCAGTGTTTGAAGGGGAGCGCTCCAATATCGTGGACCTGCTGTTCGTCAAAGACTTGGCCTTCGTGGATCCAGATGACTGTACTCCCCTGAAAACCATCACCAAATTTTATAACCACCCCTTGCACTTTGTTTTCAATGACACCAAGTTGGACGCTATGCTGGAAGAATTTAAGAAAG TAATATCTGTAATACAGAAAGATATGTTGGAATGTTTGGAAATGCCCCTAAAAGTCTTTCTATTGCTAAATTCCCCAATATTGATACAG
- the CNNM2 gene encoding metal transporter CNNM2 isoform X5, whose protein sequence is MIGCGACEPKVKMAGGQAAAALPTWKMAARRSLSARGRGVLQAAAGRLLPLLLLSCCCGAGGCAAVGENEETVIIGLRLEDTNDVSFMEGGALRVSERTRVKLRVYGQNINNETWSRIAFTEHERRRHSPGERGLGGPAPPEPDSGPQRCGIRTSDIIILPHIILNRRTSGIIEIEIKPLRKMEKSKSYYLCTSLSTPALGAGGSGSAGGAVGGKGGSGVAGLPPPPWAETTWIYHDGEDTKMIVGEEKKFLLPFWLQVIFISLLLCLSGMFSGLNLGLMALDPMELRIVQNCGTEKEKNYAKRIEPVRRQGNYLLCSLLLGNVLVNTTLTILLDDIAGSGLVAVVVSTIGIVIFGEIVPQAICSRHGLAVGANTIFLTKFFMMMTFPASYPVSKLLDCVLGQEIGTVYNREKLLEMLRVTDPYNDLVKEELNIIQGALELRTKTVEDVMTPLRDCFMITGEAILDFNTMSEIMESGYTRIPVFEGERSNIVDLLFVKDLAFVDPDDCTPLKTITKFYNHPLHFVFNDTKLDAMLEEFKKELTNKKPQIIPTLKRRDNKKHYFFQHHRHWQLQG, encoded by the coding sequence ATGATTGGCTGTGGCGCTTGTGAACCCAAAGTAAAGATGGCGGGCGGGCAGGCAGCCGCCGCACTGCCCACTTGGAAGATGGCGGCGCGCCGCAGCCTCAGCGCCCGCGGCCGGGGGGTCCTGCAGGCGGCTGCGGGGCGGCTGCTGCCGCTGCTCCTGCTGAGCTGCTGCTGCGGCGCGGGCGGCTGCGCAGCGGTGGGCGAGAACGAAGAGACGGTGATCATCGGGCTGCGGCTGGAGGACACGAACGACGTGTCGTTCATGGAAGGGGGGGCGCTGCGGGTGAGCGAACGGACCCGGGTCAAGCTGCGGGTGTACGGGCAGAACATCAACAACGAGACGTGGTCCCGCATCGCCTTCACCGAACACGAGCGGCGGCGCCACAGCCCGGGGGAGCGCGGGCTGGGGGGCCCCGCGCCGCCGGAGCCGGACAGCGGCCCCCAGCGCTGCGGCATCCGCACCTCAGACATCATCATCTTGCCCCACATCATTCTCAACCGCCGCACCTCGGGCATCATCGAGATCGAGATCAAACCGCTACGCAAGATGGAGAAGAGCAAGTCCTATTACCTGTGCACGTCGCTCTCCACGCCCGCCCTGGGTGCCGGCGGCTCGGGATCCGCGGGTGGCGCCGTCGGGGGCAAGGGCGGCTCGGGGGTGGCCGGGCTCCCGCCACCCCCGTGGGCCGAGACCACCTGGATTTACCACGACGGCGAGGACACCAAGATGATCGTAGGCGAAGAGAAGAAATTCCTGCTGCCCTTCTGGCTGCAGGTGATCTTCATTTCGCTGCTGCTGTGCCTGTCGGGCATGTTCAGTGGCCTCAACCTGGGGCTCATGGCCCTGGACCCGATGGAGCTGCGCATCGTGCAGAACTGCGGCACGGAGAAGGAGAAGAATTACGCCAAGCGCATCGAGCCGGTGCGCAGGCAGGGCAACTACCTGCTGTGCTCACTGCTGCTGGGCAACGTGCTGGTCAACACCACGCTCACCATCCTGCTCGACGACATCGCCGGCTCGGGCCTCGTGGCCGTGGTGGTCTCTACCATCGGCATCGTCATCTTCGGGGAGATAGTGCCCCAGGCCATCTGCTCCCGCCACGGCCTGGCTGTGGGGGCCAACACCATCTTCCTCACCAAGTTTTTCATGATGATGACCTTCCCCGCTTCCTACCCGGTCAGCAAGCTGCTGGACTGCGTCCTAGGCCAGGAGATAGGCACCGTCTATAACCGGGAAAAACTGCTGGAGATGCTCCGGGTCACCGACCCCTACAACGACCTCGTTAAGGAGGAACTGAACATCATCCAAGGGGCGCTGGAGCTCCGCACCAAGACGGTGGAGGACGTGATGACCCCACTCCGGGACTGCTTCATGATCACTGGCGAAGCCATCCTGGACTTCAACACCATGTCTGAGATCATGGAGAGCGGCTACACCCGCATTCCAGTGTTTGAAGGGGAGCGCTCCAATATCGTGGACCTGCTGTTCGTCAAAGACTTGGCCTTCGTGGATCCAGATGACTGTACTCCCCTGAAAACCATCACCAAATTTTATAACCACCCCTTGCACTTTGTTTTCAATGACACCAAGTTGGACGCTATGCTGGAAGAATTTAAGAAAG